A window of the Labrus mixtus chromosome 8, fLabMix1.1, whole genome shotgun sequence genome harbors these coding sequences:
- the LOC132979426 gene encoding band 4.1-like protein 3 isoform X5, whose protein sequence is MTTETGSDSEARQNKETEKGKPKAAEPTSPQNQTEQLPAAAGHSTPARKEQEQQEEDQASHRSSTSRLSRSPLRGVKKVKIMQCKVTLLDGSDFTLNVEKRARGQVLLDKICEHLNLLERDYFGITHRDVENQKNWLDPSKELKKQIRTGPWNFAFNVKFYPPDPSQLSEDITRYYLCLQLRDDVVSGRLPCSFATHTVLGSYTAQSELGDYDPEELGSDYISELRFAPNQTKELEEKVMELHKTYKGMTPAEAEMHFLENAKKLSMYGVDLHHAKDSEGVEIMLGVCASGLLIYRDRLRINRFAWPKILKISYKRNNFYIKIRPGEFEQFESTIGFKLPNHRAAKRLWKVCVEHHTFFRLVSPEAPPKKFLSLGSKFRYSGRTQAQTRRASSQIIRPAPLFERTSSKRYNMSRSLDGAPIMENHETLMKDSTADGTAKVITKGDIITTVTTEKAEEEKAEREDAQTDAAETPEPAVSTPLRHDTKCSSRVYTTDPLRSELSLPSSPVTSTKVRRRRRESTRKRASSVSPAKNGDGCRRRQALADRKAALLDEQALLLLARKQRLEQGKRRGGTLFSFSLHLPDLSSFLDDDGYITFPDLSEMRFLPECAHNFLPIKSPSLIPCFLFIFFFLLSTSFSVPYALTLTFPLALCLCYLEPKAASLTASLAHGYTDHDSSEEEETDSEQTDFAFDGEMTESEADEDSEMPTQYSFIRRVKGENVFIKHSNLMLEDNSPPEEMVKHQTNISELKRSFLETGSSAPGLTEWEKRLTSSPVRSPRLDEAPMIEPLDTEGEQAAGQEPKEEGETKVTEAAGYLVKYMLESLVTDLGTSSGPHGISLSTTMDDDVFMDGTLREVEEKTPDSQEEVSEKSTGKVSPGAVRQEVSQAISDKKGTLIILKEAEERDGAEGMETSAEGEKEEPVLQEEVNIEENGTSKEEEDTSDAKEATAVKTSNLKIEIKTDDVTQIKGIDSPKKAMASWISEEVKTETSKIISATAEELKEMKTSLQKPEMFTFQEVQMEQSMTSLNHVTVSESSTTSLAVSTLGWVSSSQKTSPEPEEEVVVAKETEAAPADSTGPTSLDADDAATKEMPVVHTETKTITYESAEVDTNGDVDPGVLLSAQTITSETTSTTTTTHITKE, encoded by the exons AAACGAGCCAGAGGCCAAGTGCTTCTGGACAAAATTTGTGAGCACCTCAATCTGCTGGAGAGGGACTACTTTGGcatcacacacagagatgtaGAGAACCAGAAG aaTTGGCTCGACCCGTCCAAGGAGCTGAAGAAGCAGATAAGGA CTGGTCCCTGGAACTTTGCCTTCAATGTCAAGTTTTATCCTCCAGACCCCTCCCAGCTCTCCGAGGATATCACAAG GTACTACCTGTGTCTGCAGCTGAGAGACGATGTGGTCTCAGGCCGTCTGCCCTGCTCCTTTGCCACCCACACGGTGCTGGGCTCCTACACAGCGCAGTCTGAACTGGGAGACTACGACCCCGAGGAACTGGGCAGCGACTACATCAGTGAACTGCGCTTTGCACCAAACCAGACCAAAGAGCTCGAAGAGAAGGTCATGGAACTCCACAAGACCTACAA gGGGATGACACCAGCCGAAGCAGAGATGCACTTCCTGGAAAATGCTAAGAAACTGTCCATGTACGGCGTGGACCTCCATCACGCCAAG GACTCCGAGGGTGTGGAGATAATGTTGGGGGTTTGTGCGAGTGGCCTGCTCATCTACAGAGACAGGTTGCGGATCAACAGGTTTGCTTGGCCCAAAATCCTCAAGATCTCCTACAAGAGGAATAACTTCTACATCAAAATCCGACCGGGCGAG tttgagcagtttgaaagTACAATTGGGTTCAAGCTTCCGAATCATCGCGCCGCCAAAAGGCTCTGGAAGGTCTGTGTCGAGCACCACACCTTCTTCAG GCTTGTGTCCCCCGAGGCTCCCCCAAAGAAGTTCCTGAGTCTCGGCTCGAAGTTTCGATACAGCGGCAGAACGCAGGCTCAGACCCGCAGGGCCAGCTCTCAGATCATCAGACCGGCTCCGCTCTTTGAACGCACCTCCAGCAAACGCTACAACATGTCCCGCAGCTTAGATGGAG CACCAATCATGGAGAACCATGAGACCCTCATGAAGGACAGCACCGCTGACGGAACAGCCAAAGTCATCACCAAAGGAGACATCATCACCACGGTAACGACAGAGaaggcagaggaagagaaggcGGAGCGGGAGGATGCTCAGACGGATGCTGCAGAGACGCCAGAACCAGCTGTCTCAACACCGCTCAGACATGACACAAAG TGCTCCTCTCGTGTGTACACAACTGACCCCCTCCGCTCCGAGCTCTCACTCCCCTCATCTCCTGTCACGTCCACCAAAGTACGGCGGAGGCGCAGGGAGAGCACGCGTAAACGGGCCTCGTCGGTCAGTCCGGCCAAGAACGGTGACGGTTGCCGCCGGCGGCAAGCCCTCGCCGACCGCAAGGCAGCCCTGCTGGACGAGCAGGCGTTGCTGCTCTTGGCGCGCAAGCAGAGGCTGGAGCAGGGCAAGAGGCGCGGCGGCAcgctcttctccttctccctgcACCTGCCTGACCTGTCCTCCTTCCTGGACGACGACGGCTACATCACCTTCCCTGATCTGTCAGAGATGCGCTTCCTTCCTGAGTGCGCGCACAACTTCCTGCCCATAAAGTCACCCTCGCTCATCCCGtgcttcctcttcatctttttcttcctgctctccacctccttctccGTCCCATATGCTCTCACGCTCACCTTCCCCCTGGCGCTGTGTCTCTGCTACCTGGAGCCCAAGGCAGCCTCCCTGACCGCCTCCTTAGCCCATGGCTACACTGACCATGACAgttcagaggaagaggag ACTGACAGCGAGCAAACTGACTTTGCCTTTGATGGAGAGATGACGGAG TCGGAAGCGGACGAGGACTCTGAGATGCCGACTCAG TATAGTTTCATAAGACGAGTAAAAGGGGAAAACGTTTTTATCAAGCATAGTAATCTGATGCTCGAG GACAACTCGCCCCCGGAAGAGATGGTCAAGCACCAGACAAACATCAGCGAACTGAAGCGCTCCTTCCTGGAGACGGGTAGCAGCGCTCCGGGCCTGACGGAGTGGGAGAAGAGACTCACCTCGTCCCCCGTGCGCTCACCCAGACTGGACGAAGCACCGATGATAGAACCGCTGGAC ACTGAAGGGGAGCAGGCGGCAGGACAAGAGccaaaggaggagggggaaactAAAGTCACTGAG GCGGCAGGATATCTGGTGAAATACATGCTGGAAAGTCTGGTAACAGATTTGGGCACCTCCTCTGGGCCACACGGGATTAGTCTGTCAACCACTATGGACGACGACGTCTTCATGGACGGGACCCtcagggaggtggaggagaagaccCCCGACTCCCAGGAGGAGGTGTCAGAGAAGTCGACGGGGAAGGTCAGCCCGGGAgctgtcagacaggaagtgtcCCAGGCCATCAGTGACAAGAAAGGAACACTGATTATTTtgaaggaggcggaggagagagACGGCGCAGAGGGCATGGAGACGAGTGCTGAGGGTGAAAAGGAGGAGCCTGTACTCCAAGAAGAGGTCAACATTGAAGAGAACGGGACTtccaaagaggaagaagacactTCTGATGCTAAAGAAGCCACAGCAGTTAAAACATCGAATCTAAAGATTGAGATAAAAACTGATGACGTGACTCAGATTAAAGGTATCGACTCGCCTAAAAAGGCCATGGCGTCGTGGATTTCCGAGGAGGTGAAGACGGAGACCTCGAAGATCATCAGTGCTACAGCAGAGGAACTCAAAGAGATGAAGACGTCGCTGCAGAAGCCAGAAATGTTCACTTTCCAGGAGGTCCAGATGGAGCAGTCAATGACCAGCCTGAATCATGTCACAGTCTCTGAGTCTTCAACTACATCTTTAGCAGTG TCCACACTGGGATGGGTTTCCTCTTCTCAAAAG ACTTCACCTGAACcagaggaggaagtggtggTTGCCAAGGAGACAGAGGCAGCGCCAGCAGATTCCACAGGACCAACG AGTCTTGATGCAGACGACGCGGCTACCAAAGAGATGCCTGTGGTCCACACGGAGACCAAAACGATCACCTATGAGTCTGCAGAG GTTGACACTAATGGTGACGTAGACCCCGGGGTGTTGCTGAGTGCTCAGACCATCACCTCAGAGaccaccagcaccaccaccaccacacacatcACGAAG
- the LOC132979426 gene encoding band 4.1-like protein 3 isoform X6, whose product MQCKVTLLDGSDFTLNVEKRARGQVLLDKICEHLNLLERDYFGITHRDVENQKNWLDPSKELKKQIRTGPWNFAFNVKFYPPDPSQLSEDITRYYLCLQLRDDVVSGRLPCSFATHTVLGSYTAQSELGDYDPEELGSDYISELRFAPNQTKELEEKVMELHKTYKGMTPAEAEMHFLENAKKLSMYGVDLHHAKDSEGVEIMLGVCASGLLIYRDRLRINRFAWPKILKISYKRNNFYIKIRPGEFEQFESTIGFKLPNHRAAKRLWKVCVEHHTFFRLVSPEAPPKKFLSLGSKFRYSGRTQAQTRRASSQIIRPAPLFERTSSKRYNMSRSLDGAPIMENHETLMKDSTADGTAKVITKGDIITTVTTEKAEEEKAEREDAQTDAAETPEPAVSTPLRHDTKCSSRVYTTDPLRSELSLPSSPVTSTKVRRRRRESTRKRASSVSPAKNGDGCRRRQALADRKAALLDEQALLLLARKQRLEQGKRRGGTLFSFSLHLPDLSSFLDDDGYITFPDLSEMRFLPECAHNFLPIKSPSLIPCFLFIFFFLLSTSFSVPYALTLTFPLALCLCYLEPKAASLTASLAHGYTDHDSSEEEETDSEQTDFAFDGEMTESEADEDSEMPTQYSFIRRVKGENVFIKHSNLMLEDNSPPEEMVKHQTNISELKRSFLETGSSAPGLTEWEKRLTSSPVRSPRLDEAPMIEPLDTEGEQAAGQEPKEEGETKVTEAAGYLVKYMLESLVTDLGTSSGPHGISLSTTMDDDVFMDGTLREVEEKTPDSQEEVSEKSTGKVSPGAVRQEVSQAISDKKGTLIILKEAEERDGAEGMETSAEGEKEEPVLQEEVNIEENGTSKEEEDTSDAKEATAVKTSNLKIEIKTDDVTQIKGIDSPKKAMASWISEEVKTETSKIISATAEELKEMKTSLQKPEMFTFQEVQMEQSMTSLNHVTVSESSTTSLAVSTLGWVSSSQKTSPEPEEEVVVAKETEAAPADSTGPTSLDADDAATKEMPVVHTETKTITYESAEVDTNGDVDPGVLLSAQTITSETTSTTTTTHITKTVKGGISETRIEKRIVITGDADIDHDEALAQAIKEAKEQHPDMSVTKVVVHKETEITPEEGED is encoded by the exons AAACGAGCCAGAGGCCAAGTGCTTCTGGACAAAATTTGTGAGCACCTCAATCTGCTGGAGAGGGACTACTTTGGcatcacacacagagatgtaGAGAACCAGAAG aaTTGGCTCGACCCGTCCAAGGAGCTGAAGAAGCAGATAAGGA CTGGTCCCTGGAACTTTGCCTTCAATGTCAAGTTTTATCCTCCAGACCCCTCCCAGCTCTCCGAGGATATCACAAG GTACTACCTGTGTCTGCAGCTGAGAGACGATGTGGTCTCAGGCCGTCTGCCCTGCTCCTTTGCCACCCACACGGTGCTGGGCTCCTACACAGCGCAGTCTGAACTGGGAGACTACGACCCCGAGGAACTGGGCAGCGACTACATCAGTGAACTGCGCTTTGCACCAAACCAGACCAAAGAGCTCGAAGAGAAGGTCATGGAACTCCACAAGACCTACAA gGGGATGACACCAGCCGAAGCAGAGATGCACTTCCTGGAAAATGCTAAGAAACTGTCCATGTACGGCGTGGACCTCCATCACGCCAAG GACTCCGAGGGTGTGGAGATAATGTTGGGGGTTTGTGCGAGTGGCCTGCTCATCTACAGAGACAGGTTGCGGATCAACAGGTTTGCTTGGCCCAAAATCCTCAAGATCTCCTACAAGAGGAATAACTTCTACATCAAAATCCGACCGGGCGAG tttgagcagtttgaaagTACAATTGGGTTCAAGCTTCCGAATCATCGCGCCGCCAAAAGGCTCTGGAAGGTCTGTGTCGAGCACCACACCTTCTTCAG GCTTGTGTCCCCCGAGGCTCCCCCAAAGAAGTTCCTGAGTCTCGGCTCGAAGTTTCGATACAGCGGCAGAACGCAGGCTCAGACCCGCAGGGCCAGCTCTCAGATCATCAGACCGGCTCCGCTCTTTGAACGCACCTCCAGCAAACGCTACAACATGTCCCGCAGCTTAGATGGAG CACCAATCATGGAGAACCATGAGACCCTCATGAAGGACAGCACCGCTGACGGAACAGCCAAAGTCATCACCAAAGGAGACATCATCACCACGGTAACGACAGAGaaggcagaggaagagaaggcGGAGCGGGAGGATGCTCAGACGGATGCTGCAGAGACGCCAGAACCAGCTGTCTCAACACCGCTCAGACATGACACAAAG TGCTCCTCTCGTGTGTACACAACTGACCCCCTCCGCTCCGAGCTCTCACTCCCCTCATCTCCTGTCACGTCCACCAAAGTACGGCGGAGGCGCAGGGAGAGCACGCGTAAACGGGCCTCGTCGGTCAGTCCGGCCAAGAACGGTGACGGTTGCCGCCGGCGGCAAGCCCTCGCCGACCGCAAGGCAGCCCTGCTGGACGAGCAGGCGTTGCTGCTCTTGGCGCGCAAGCAGAGGCTGGAGCAGGGCAAGAGGCGCGGCGGCAcgctcttctccttctccctgcACCTGCCTGACCTGTCCTCCTTCCTGGACGACGACGGCTACATCACCTTCCCTGATCTGTCAGAGATGCGCTTCCTTCCTGAGTGCGCGCACAACTTCCTGCCCATAAAGTCACCCTCGCTCATCCCGtgcttcctcttcatctttttcttcctgctctccacctccttctccGTCCCATATGCTCTCACGCTCACCTTCCCCCTGGCGCTGTGTCTCTGCTACCTGGAGCCCAAGGCAGCCTCCCTGACCGCCTCCTTAGCCCATGGCTACACTGACCATGACAgttcagaggaagaggag ACTGACAGCGAGCAAACTGACTTTGCCTTTGATGGAGAGATGACGGAG TCGGAAGCGGACGAGGACTCTGAGATGCCGACTCAG TATAGTTTCATAAGACGAGTAAAAGGGGAAAACGTTTTTATCAAGCATAGTAATCTGATGCTCGAG GACAACTCGCCCCCGGAAGAGATGGTCAAGCACCAGACAAACATCAGCGAACTGAAGCGCTCCTTCCTGGAGACGGGTAGCAGCGCTCCGGGCCTGACGGAGTGGGAGAAGAGACTCACCTCGTCCCCCGTGCGCTCACCCAGACTGGACGAAGCACCGATGATAGAACCGCTGGAC ACTGAAGGGGAGCAGGCGGCAGGACAAGAGccaaaggaggagggggaaactAAAGTCACTGAG GCGGCAGGATATCTGGTGAAATACATGCTGGAAAGTCTGGTAACAGATTTGGGCACCTCCTCTGGGCCACACGGGATTAGTCTGTCAACCACTATGGACGACGACGTCTTCATGGACGGGACCCtcagggaggtggaggagaagaccCCCGACTCCCAGGAGGAGGTGTCAGAGAAGTCGACGGGGAAGGTCAGCCCGGGAgctgtcagacaggaagtgtcCCAGGCCATCAGTGACAAGAAAGGAACACTGATTATTTtgaaggaggcggaggagagagACGGCGCAGAGGGCATGGAGACGAGTGCTGAGGGTGAAAAGGAGGAGCCTGTACTCCAAGAAGAGGTCAACATTGAAGAGAACGGGACTtccaaagaggaagaagacactTCTGATGCTAAAGAAGCCACAGCAGTTAAAACATCGAATCTAAAGATTGAGATAAAAACTGATGACGTGACTCAGATTAAAGGTATCGACTCGCCTAAAAAGGCCATGGCGTCGTGGATTTCCGAGGAGGTGAAGACGGAGACCTCGAAGATCATCAGTGCTACAGCAGAGGAACTCAAAGAGATGAAGACGTCGCTGCAGAAGCCAGAAATGTTCACTTTCCAGGAGGTCCAGATGGAGCAGTCAATGACCAGCCTGAATCATGTCACAGTCTCTGAGTCTTCAACTACATCTTTAGCAGTG TCCACACTGGGATGGGTTTCCTCTTCTCAAAAG ACTTCACCTGAACcagaggaggaagtggtggTTGCCAAGGAGACAGAGGCAGCGCCAGCAGATTCCACAGGACCAACG AGTCTTGATGCAGACGACGCGGCTACCAAAGAGATGCCTGTGGTCCACACGGAGACCAAAACGATCACCTATGAGTCTGCAGAG GTTGACACTAATGGTGACGTAGACCCCGGGGTGTTGCTGAGTGCTCAGACCATCACCTCAGAGaccaccagcaccaccaccaccacacacatcACGAAG